From the genome of Chitinivibrio alkaliphilus ACht1, one region includes:
- the polA gene encoding DNA polymerase I, producing MPSQDFLILDSHALLFRAYYALIRNPLINSKGVNTSALFGFSRYLLHLMDTFPDAHIAAAFDSPGPTLRKQRYSEYKANRSAVPDELKEQLHRSRELTQALGIPCFHKEGYEADDLINDLAKWGSSQGYTVRIVSKDKDLMQLVTDSIHLFAPGKNYTFDDMGPEQVFEKMGVYPDRIVDLLALMGDSSDNIPGIPGVGPKTAIKLLESCDSVDVLLEDPSRAHTKKIAEKVRTHREELILSLELVQFHHTGITLTPSKVVRQDPAHGEIQRLFDEFEFSSLFTHPFFQRHPITTESALSFSTTILRDPEEFAKICADIETEGVIAFDTETTSLECHEAELVGFSLACSCEEGWYIPLGHENGENAPREKILPLLQALLENPRIEIVGQNLKYDMQVLYKYDITMEGPLFDTMVAAYILGPDDGPFNLEHLAQTWLSYRMQPIEDLLGSKRTGQLSFAAVEQDVAGEYAVEDVVVPLCLRKIFIKKLTEMSLENLYYSLEAPLISILASMEYTGIYLDASHLAQLEDEYCKGMEDLKDAVFTQAGEEFNLNSPKQLGHILFEKLGLPKGKKTKTGYSTRVDILEKLAPTFPIVKDILAYREKQKLYSTYIRALPEKICGCTGRVHTSFMQTGTATGRLSSKNPNLQNIPVKTPEGRLIRSAFVAEADHVLLAADYSQIELRLLAHFSQDPVLLEAFHRGADIHRETAAAFFDVPVEFVSEQMRRTAKIINFGLMYGMGPYKLSNDLNIPFGKAREFIQRYFERFSTIKEFMDRVEYEAKDRGYSQTLLGRKRWITGFTESNQHLRDGARRLAVNTPVQGTAADIIKKAMIDIAAQLQKESYDARLILQVHDELVFEVLQRDVRAVEELVVEKMSSAVSLSVPLEVSSHYALNWSDAH from the coding sequence TCCCGACGAATTAAAAGAACAGCTCCACCGTTCGCGAGAGCTTACCCAGGCTTTGGGAATCCCCTGTTTTCATAAGGAGGGGTATGAGGCGGATGATTTGATCAACGATTTAGCAAAATGGGGGAGTTCCCAGGGGTATACCGTTCGTATTGTTTCAAAAGATAAAGACCTCATGCAGCTTGTTACAGACTCCATACACCTGTTTGCCCCCGGAAAAAACTACACCTTCGATGATATGGGGCCAGAGCAAGTGTTTGAGAAAATGGGGGTATATCCCGATCGTATTGTCGATCTTCTTGCCCTTATGGGAGACTCCTCCGACAATATTCCGGGTATCCCCGGTGTTGGCCCCAAGACTGCTATAAAACTCTTGGAATCATGTGATTCGGTAGATGTGCTTCTGGAGGACCCCAGTCGTGCGCACACAAAAAAAATTGCGGAGAAAGTACGTACACACCGCGAAGAACTCATCCTTTCCCTTGAGTTAGTTCAGTTTCATCATACGGGCATTACCCTAACTCCGTCCAAAGTTGTTCGTCAAGATCCCGCCCACGGGGAAATACAACGTCTCTTCGACGAGTTTGAGTTTTCCAGTTTGTTTACACACCCCTTTTTTCAACGCCATCCTATCACAACAGAATCTGCCCTGAGCTTTTCTACAACCATTCTACGTGACCCGGAAGAGTTTGCAAAAATTTGTGCAGACATAGAAACGGAGGGGGTTATCGCCTTCGATACGGAGACAACTTCCTTAGAGTGTCATGAGGCAGAGCTTGTGGGGTTTTCTCTCGCCTGTTCCTGTGAAGAGGGGTGGTATATTCCTCTGGGGCATGAAAATGGTGAAAATGCTCCGCGTGAGAAAATACTGCCCTTGTTGCAGGCTCTTTTGGAAAATCCACGTATTGAAATTGTGGGACAAAATCTTAAATATGATATGCAGGTATTATACAAGTATGACATTACCATGGAAGGTCCTCTGTTTGATACCATGGTTGCTGCGTATATTCTTGGTCCTGATGATGGTCCGTTCAATCTAGAACATCTTGCTCAGACATGGCTCTCTTACAGAATGCAACCTATTGAAGATCTCCTTGGATCAAAGCGTACGGGACAGCTCTCTTTTGCTGCGGTGGAGCAGGATGTTGCCGGGGAGTATGCCGTGGAGGATGTTGTTGTGCCTCTCTGTTTACGCAAGATCTTCATAAAGAAATTGACCGAAATGTCCTTGGAAAATCTCTATTACTCCCTTGAAGCACCTCTAATTTCTATACTTGCATCTATGGAGTATACCGGCATATATTTAGATGCATCACACCTTGCTCAACTGGAGGATGAATATTGCAAGGGTATGGAAGATCTCAAGGACGCTGTCTTTACGCAGGCAGGGGAGGAGTTTAATTTAAATTCCCCCAAACAGTTGGGCCATATCTTATTTGAAAAGCTGGGCCTACCCAAGGGGAAAAAAACAAAGACCGGGTATTCTACTCGGGTTGATATTCTCGAGAAACTGGCTCCTACCTTTCCCATTGTGAAAGATATTCTTGCGTATCGGGAAAAGCAAAAACTGTATTCAACATATATCCGTGCCCTACCGGAGAAAATATGTGGATGTACGGGACGTGTTCATACCAGTTTTATGCAAACAGGAACCGCCACGGGGCGACTGTCCAGTAAAAATCCAAATTTGCAGAATATACCTGTGAAGACACCGGAAGGGCGTTTGATTCGTTCTGCCTTTGTTGCAGAAGCTGATCACGTACTTCTTGCGGCGGACTATTCACAAATAGAGCTTCGTCTTCTTGCCCACTTCTCACAGGACCCCGTATTACTTGAGGCGTTTCATCGTGGTGCCGATATCCACCGGGAAACCGCCGCTGCATTTTTTGATGTTCCCGTGGAATTTGTTTCCGAACAAATGCGTCGCACGGCGAAGATTATTAATTTTGGCTTAATGTACGGCATGGGGCCATATAAGCTTTCCAATGATCTCAACATTCCCTTTGGGAAGGCTCGTGAGTTTATTCAACGGTATTTCGAGCGTTTCTCAACCATAAAAGAATTTATGGATCGGGTGGAATATGAGGCAAAGGACCGGGGATATAGCCAAACCTTACTGGGAAGAAAGCGCTGGATTACCGGTTTTACCGAATCAAATCAGCATCTTCGCGACGGAGCACGTCGCCTCGCGGTGAATACTCCCGTCCAAGGAACTGCGGCGGATATTATCAAAAAGGCCATGATTGATATTGCTGCACAACTTCAGAAAGAATCCTATGATGCTCGTCTTATTCTGCAGGTGCATGATGAACTCGTTTTTGAGGTATTACAAAGGGATGTTCGTGCGGTAGAAGAGTTGGTTGTAGAAAAAATGAGTAGTGCCGTATCACTTTCTGTACCCTTGGAAGTATCATCTCACTATGCACTAAATTGGAGTGATGCGCATTAG